The proteins below are encoded in one region of Candidatus Bathyarchaeota archaeon A05DMB-5:
- a CDS encoding CoB--CoM heterodisulfide reductase subunit C, giving the protein MEHKKEQKTSATSFSDEIRSQLGGETITLCYQCGTCASSCPVAKTTERYNPRDIIRLSLLGEKQEVLSGGAIWLCSSCYNCQERCPQKVEIADVIYALRNIAIKEGHIPNIYSEFATGLMNEGRIVPTSKFVEKKRPEYGLPPLRPAGLDAMKKILAATGFDKIQWKKEGTP; this is encoded by the coding sequence ATGGAGCATAAAAAAGAACAAAAAACCTCTGCAACCTCATTTTCGGACGAGATAAGAAGCCAATTAGGCGGCGAAACCATAACCTTATGCTATCAATGTGGAACATGCGCCAGCAGTTGCCCAGTCGCCAAAACCACCGAACGCTACAACCCAAGAGACATTATTAGACTCTCACTTTTAGGCGAGAAACAAGAAGTTCTCTCAGGCGGCGCCATTTGGCTATGCAGCTCATGCTACAACTGCCAAGAAAGGTGTCCGCAGAAAGTCGAAATAGCAGATGTTATCTACGCATTAAGAAACATAGCCATCAAAGAAGGACACATACCAAACATCTACTCGGAATTCGCAACTGGACTGATGAACGAAGGACGCATAGTTCCAACATCCAAATTTGTGGAAAAGAAAAGACCCGAATACGGCTTGCCGCCGCTTAGGCCAGCAGGCTTGGATGCGATGAAAAAAATACTTGCTGCAACAGGATTTGATAAAATACAGTGGAAGAAGGAAGGAACGCCATGA